From a single Kitasatospora azatica KCTC 9699 genomic region:
- a CDS encoding DUF2637 domain-containing protein has product MKLSDIPLGWAVATIAVLLPSAVLVAYLRSRGAAAARGADSWERTEERRRRKESLYGAASYTLLFCCAAVAAALSFHGLVGFGIQNLGLSDGWEYLVPFGLDGAAMFCSVLAVREASHGDAALGSRLLVWLFAGASAWFNWVHAPRGLGHAGAPQFFAGMSLSAAVLFDRALKQTRRAALREQGLVPRPLPQIRIVRWMRAPLETYAAWSLMLLEGVRSLDEAVEEVRDTRREAVENRERQRLASRRERAEIRAINRQHGGWGRTRTTAARQLEPGGSAEPAIASAPEPTGGPAVAPGLPARPGRRTIDLTTEEDTMTLPRLDSLEQKLKDLERQFG; this is encoded by the coding sequence ATGAAACTGTCGGACATACCACTGGGCTGGGCCGTGGCCACCATCGCCGTCCTGCTCCCCAGCGCGGTGCTGGTCGCCTACCTGCGCAGCCGAGGGGCGGCCGCCGCACGCGGGGCCGACTCCTGGGAACGCACCGAAGAACGGCGGCGGCGCAAGGAGTCCCTCTACGGAGCCGCCTCCTACACCCTGCTCTTCTGCTGCGCGGCCGTCGCCGCCGCGCTCTCCTTCCACGGCCTGGTCGGCTTCGGCATCCAGAACCTCGGGCTGAGCGACGGCTGGGAGTACCTGGTCCCGTTCGGTCTGGACGGCGCCGCGATGTTCTGCTCGGTGCTCGCGGTGCGCGAGGCCAGCCACGGTGACGCGGCCCTCGGCTCCCGCCTGCTGGTCTGGCTCTTCGCCGGCGCCTCCGCCTGGTTCAACTGGGTGCACGCCCCGCGCGGGCTCGGGCATGCGGGCGCCCCGCAGTTCTTCGCCGGGATGTCGCTCTCCGCCGCCGTGCTCTTCGACCGGGCGCTCAAGCAGACCCGCCGGGCCGCACTGCGCGAGCAGGGTCTGGTGCCGCGGCCGCTGCCGCAGATCCGGATCGTGCGCTGGATGCGGGCCCCGCTGGAGACGTACGCCGCCTGGTCGCTGATGCTCCTCGAAGGGGTGCGCAGCCTGGACGAGGCGGTGGAGGAGGTCCGTGACACCAGGCGCGAGGCGGTGGAGAACCGCGAGCGCCAGCGCCTGGCCAGCCGCCGCGAACGGGCCGAGATCCGTGCGATCAACCGCCAGCACGGCGGCTGGGGCCGCACCCGCACGACAGCCGCCCGGCAACTGGAGCCGGGCGGGAGTGCGGAGCCTGCGATAGCGTCCGCCCCCGAGCCGACGGGCGGCCCCGCCGTCGCCCCCGGACTGCCGGCCCGCCCGGGCCGGCGGACCATCGACCTGACCACCGAGGAGGACACCATGACCCTGCCCCGCCTCGACTCCCTGGAACAGAAGCTCAAAGACCTGGAGCGCCAGTTCGGGTGA
- a CDS encoding (2Fe-2S)-binding protein, protein MRTAHRTRAPHPGAAPYAAAYGAFARVFPELRIRLGPVRPDEGWLTTGRLLADPALQARVIATETRQARLRYGTTPRPDVAAGFWLHRYTWPLCLLFTLPWLLEQRVPLPAAEQLAFRHPSCGGPAELALPPAAPHRFACLPTDPAARHPGAHLVPDQAALGAALRGAVAEQLDPLLAAFRPHLRRGPRTLWGLATDELVESLWYAAGLLGLESRAVPALDALLPGGTAPFTGAAAFRGAAGPAPAPAPAPVPAPAPARTRVSCCLFYTLRPAESCVGCPRTRL, encoded by the coding sequence ATGAGGACCGCGCACCGCACCCGCGCACCGCACCCCGGGGCGGCCCCCTATGCGGCAGCCTACGGCGCGTTCGCCCGCGTCTTCCCCGAGCTGCGGATCCGGTTGGGCCCGGTCCGGCCCGACGAGGGCTGGCTGACCACCGGTCGACTGCTCGCCGACCCCGCCCTGCAGGCCCGGGTGATCGCCACCGAGACCCGGCAGGCCCGGCTGCGCTACGGAACCACCCCGCGCCCCGACGTCGCCGCCGGTTTCTGGCTGCACCGCTACACCTGGCCGCTCTGCCTGCTCTTCACCCTCCCCTGGCTGCTGGAACAGCGGGTTCCGCTGCCTGCGGCCGAGCAGCTCGCGTTCCGTCACCCGAGCTGCGGCGGCCCGGCCGAACTCGCCCTGCCGCCGGCCGCACCGCACCGCTTCGCCTGCCTGCCCACCGACCCGGCGGCCCGGCATCCGGGCGCCCACCTCGTGCCGGACCAGGCCGCACTGGGCGCCGCCCTGCGCGGCGCCGTCGCCGAACAGCTCGACCCGCTGCTCGCCGCCTTCCGCCCGCACCTGCGGCGCGGGCCGCGCACCCTGTGGGGCCTGGCCACCGACGAACTGGTGGAGAGCCTCTGGTACGCCGCCGGCCTGCTCGGACTGGAGTCGCGCGCGGTGCCGGCCCTGGACGCCCTCCTGCCCGGCGGCACCGCCCCGTTCACCGGCGCGGCCGCCTTCCGCGGCGCCGCCGGACCCGCACCGGCGCCCGCACCCGCACCCGTACCGGCTCCAGCACCCGCACGCACCCGGGTCAGCTGCTGCCTCTTCTACACGCTGCGCCCGGCGGAGAGCTGCGTCGGCTGCCCGCGCACCCGCCTGTAA